Proteins from a single region of Novosphingobium sp. CECT 9465:
- a CDS encoding urea amidolyase associated protein UAAP2 codes for MSVDPHLAGLSGTVVHDVIVPARAPWLHHVAAGQTLRIVDLEGNQAVDFLLYATADDAERYSAQDTVAAQGNLFLRQGTVLRSNEGRAMMTIAATSVDYHDTIGGACSCESNTLRYGHHTKSEHACVENFLEANLLEGRGKRDIVSNINFFMNVPVEADGSLGIVDGISAPGLTVDLRAEIDVTVVVSNCPQINNPCNGFNPTPVRMIVTA; via the coding sequence ATGAGCGTCGATCCGCATCTCGCCGGGCTTTCCGGCACCGTCGTCCACGATGTCATCGTGCCCGCCCGCGCACCGTGGCTCCATCATGTCGCCGCCGGGCAGACCCTGCGCATTGTCGATCTCGAAGGCAATCAGGCGGTCGATTTCCTGCTCTATGCCACGGCTGACGATGCCGAGCGCTACAGTGCGCAGGATACAGTAGCGGCGCAGGGCAACCTGTTCCTGCGCCAGGGTACGGTGCTGCGGTCAAACGAAGGCCGTGCGATGATGACCATCGCGGCCACCTCGGTCGATTATCACGACACGATCGGCGGGGCCTGTTCGTGCGAGTCCAACACGCTGCGCTATGGCCACCACACCAAGTCTGAACATGCCTGTGTGGAGAACTTCCTTGAGGCGAACCTGCTGGAAGGGCGCGGCAAGCGCGACATCGTTTCGAACATCAACTTCTTCATGAACGTGCCGGTTGAAGCGGACGGATCGCTCGGCATCGTCGATGGCATTTCCGCACCCGGCCTGACCGTGGACCTGCGCGCCGAGATCGACGTGACCGTGGTCGTCTCCAACTGCCCGCAGATCAACAATCCCTGCAACGGCTTCAATCCCACCCCCGTCAGGATGATCGTGACAGCATGA
- a CDS encoding ABC transporter permease, translating into MRWVNRHVRRSNSILLGSLPILLLVILYLLVAAQRHADNPMDKILPLPGGMAQAMSALMFQPDMLTGQFVFWTDTLASLQRLGLGLGIATMTALVVGLVLGVLPPVRATFGPLVTGIAVIPPIALLPILFIALGLGETAKVALIAIGIAPVMVRDIAAHVSALPAEQIVKAQTLGASSWQIMIRVALPQAMPRLIHAVRLALGPAWVFLISAEAIASDVGLGYRIFLVRRYLSMDVIIPYVAWIALLAIVMDVALTHTSKRVFPWAHGASH; encoded by the coding sequence ATGCGTTGGGTGAACCGACATGTTCGCCGGAGCAACAGCATCCTTCTGGGTTCGCTGCCGATCCTGCTCCTGGTGATCCTCTACCTGCTGGTTGCCGCACAGCGCCATGCCGACAATCCGATGGACAAGATCCTGCCGCTGCCCGGTGGCATGGCGCAGGCGATGTCTGCGCTGATGTTCCAGCCCGACATGCTGACCGGGCAGTTCGTGTTCTGGACGGACACGCTCGCCAGCCTGCAACGGCTTGGCCTGGGACTTGGTATCGCCACGATGACCGCGCTGGTGGTCGGGCTGGTGCTGGGTGTGCTGCCGCCGGTACGCGCCACCTTCGGGCCGCTGGTAACCGGCATCGCGGTGATCCCGCCGATTGCCCTGCTGCCGATCCTGTTCATTGCGCTGGGTCTGGGGGAAACCGCAAAGGTGGCCCTTATCGCCATAGGCATTGCCCCGGTGATGGTGCGCGACATCGCTGCGCATGTCTCCGCCTTGCCTGCCGAACAGATCGTCAAGGCGCAGACACTGGGCGCAAGCTCCTGGCAGATCATGATCCGCGTTGCCCTGCCGCAAGCCATGCCCCGGCTGATCCATGCCGTGCGGCTGGCACTCGGTCCAGCGTGGGTGTTCCTGATCTCGGCAGAGGCCATCGCGTCGGACGTGGGGCTTGGCTACCGGATATTCCTGGTGCGGCGCTACCTGTCGATGGACGTGATCATTCCCTACGTCGCGTGGATCGCGCTGCTCGCCATCGTGATGGACGTGGCGCTGACCCATACCAGCAAACGCGTGTTCCCCTGGGCACATGGAGCGAGCCATTGA
- a CDS encoding TonB-dependent receptor, translating to MKLFRNTLLGATMLMGVGTTSAFAQEAAADPEQGGNAGEIVVTATRRATSLQDVPINISAVGAEQLSRQRLDDVRDIADFTPGMTIADTGPGSTGTIVLRGLNASDTDSSGASYDDSLGVYLGEVPLYYDFKLLDIARVETLLGPQGTLYGLGTLAGAIRNIPNRPNLDTVEVEAHGRLYGKSQSGDVGVQVDGVINLPIIKDHIAFRTATGYYFDPGFIDYTLLLQEPGVSLPQPSGPTGVTPADYAANLTSQSDLNFEKTFSTRNQLLFQFSEDLKVNFTYAYQETTTDGGQYNSNGVLGTGRYESAARYIEPVRRRAHLGSMEINANLADIADLVATTAYTHVKNNAQSDNTDLLLDLDYGYEDFPAFSSYNESQNTRKQFNQEVRFVSRHGGPFNWVLGGFYNEQKRQQDYREILPNHPWVEFGTQPNPDEVEYASYVRSKVTEKAIFGEGTFKVTPAWQVTAGARYFGYTSEVAGRATLPLLGEPVSPYDLPSAGGTSKKSGWVWKFNSSYNFTPDIMLYATYSKGYRIGGPNTVAPCVLPLDPTQQNVCALPNEIQFGPDTTKNLEVGLRAQLFDRLLTMNVNVYKIDWEGIQVDSATINGIVGITVNGGKAKSEGVEASFQLKPVTGLSIQGTYSFNNARLTEDVPSIIAVNSPAGTYPSSPIQLDALAGDRLPGSTRNSGSLGATYTMPMGEGDIVADWTATYRGDVVTRLGWDRAFGDKLPGFVLHRASVAYETDKFSLGLFANNIFNKFAVVSVANDRSRVGLNDGVLLRYYKRTVINPRTVGIEARFKY from the coding sequence ATGAAACTGTTTCGCAACACATTGCTCGGCGCGACCATGCTTATGGGCGTCGGTACCACTTCGGCTTTCGCTCAGGAAGCTGCCGCTGATCCCGAACAGGGCGGCAACGCTGGCGAGATCGTCGTCACGGCAACCCGCCGCGCGACATCGCTGCAGGACGTGCCAATCAATATCAGCGCGGTCGGCGCCGAACAGCTTTCGCGCCAACGGCTCGATGACGTTCGCGACATTGCAGACTTCACGCCGGGCATGACCATCGCCGACACGGGTCCGGGTTCGACCGGCACCATCGTGCTGCGCGGCCTGAACGCGTCGGACACTGACTCTTCCGGCGCGTCCTACGACGATTCACTGGGCGTCTATCTCGGCGAAGTGCCGCTCTATTACGACTTCAAGCTGCTCGATATTGCTCGCGTCGAAACCCTGCTCGGACCGCAAGGCACGTTGTATGGTCTTGGCACCCTGGCTGGCGCGATCCGCAACATCCCCAATCGCCCGAACCTCGATACCGTCGAAGTCGAGGCGCATGGGCGGCTGTACGGCAAAAGCCAGAGCGGCGATGTCGGCGTTCAGGTGGACGGCGTCATCAATCTCCCGATCATCAAGGATCACATCGCCTTCCGTACGGCGACCGGCTACTACTTCGATCCGGGCTTCATCGATTACACCCTGCTGTTGCAGGAACCCGGCGTTTCGCTGCCACAGCCTAGCGGCCCTACGGGTGTGACACCTGCTGACTATGCGGCGAACCTGACCAGCCAGTCGGACCTCAATTTCGAAAAGACGTTCAGCACCCGCAACCAGCTGCTGTTCCAGTTCAGCGAAGACTTGAAGGTCAATTTTACTTACGCCTATCAGGAAACCACGACCGACGGCGGCCAGTACAACAGCAACGGTGTGCTGGGCACAGGGCGGTATGAAAGCGCCGCCCGCTATATCGAACCGGTCAGGCGCCGCGCGCATCTGGGCAGCATGGAAATCAACGCCAATCTGGCCGATATCGCCGATCTCGTCGCGACGACTGCCTACACCCACGTCAAGAACAACGCTCAATCGGACAACACCGACCTGCTGCTCGACCTCGACTATGGCTACGAAGACTTTCCGGCCTTTTCGAGCTACAACGAGAGCCAGAACACGCGCAAGCAGTTCAACCAGGAAGTCCGCTTCGTTTCGCGCCACGGCGGTCCGTTCAACTGGGTCCTTGGCGGCTTCTACAACGAGCAGAAGCGCCAGCAGGATTACCGGGAAATTCTTCCCAACCATCCATGGGTCGAATTCGGCACGCAGCCAAACCCGGATGAGGTCGAATACGCTTCCTATGTAAGATCAAAGGTCACCGAAAAGGCAATTTTCGGCGAAGGCACGTTCAAGGTAACGCCTGCATGGCAGGTTACCGCCGGGGCGCGCTATTTCGGATATACTTCCGAAGTAGCTGGCCGCGCAACGCTGCCGCTGCTGGGCGAACCGGTCAGCCCTTACGACCTCCCGTCGGCCGGGGGCACCTCGAAGAAGAGCGGCTGGGTGTGGAAGTTCAACAGTTCGTACAACTTCACGCCTGACATCATGCTCTATGCGACTTACAGCAAGGGCTATCGCATTGGCGGACCGAACACGGTTGCACCTTGTGTGTTGCCGCTCGATCCCACGCAGCAGAACGTCTGTGCCTTGCCGAACGAAATCCAGTTCGGTCCTGACACCACCAAGAACCTCGAAGTCGGCCTTCGCGCACAGCTCTTTGACCGCTTGCTGACAATGAACGTGAACGTCTACAAGATCGACTGGGAAGGCATTCAGGTCGACTCTGCCACGATCAACGGAATCGTCGGTATCACCGTCAACGGCGGCAAGGCCAAGTCCGAAGGCGTCGAGGCGTCATTTCAGTTGAAGCCGGTCACGGGACTGTCGATCCAGGGCACCTATTCCTTCAACAATGCAAGGCTGACCGAGGACGTTCCCTCGATCATCGCGGTGAACAGCCCTGCCGGGACATATCCCAGCTCACCGATCCAGCTGGATGCACTGGCGGGTGATCGCCTGCCCGGATCAACCCGGAACAGCGGCAGCCTTGGCGCGACTTACACTATGCCGATGGGCGAAGGGGACATCGTGGCGGACTGGACCGCAACCTATCGCGGCGATGTCGTCACCCGTCTCGGCTGGGACCGCGCCTTTGGCGACAAGTTGCCGGGCTTCGTGCTGCACCGCGCGTCGGTTGCCTATGAGACGGACAAGTTCAGCCTCGGCCTGTTTGCGAACAACATCTTCAACAAGTTCGCGGTCGTCTCGGTCGCTAACGATCGGTCACGCGTTGGCCTGAACGATGGTGTGCTGCTGCGCTACTACAAGCGCACTGTCATCAATCCGCGCACTGTCGGCATCGAAGCGCGCTTCAAGTACTGA
- a CDS encoding urea amidolyase associated protein UAAP1 has product MSANLANPLAARDHARKMAGTVVESMPVLPPVAGDLPEGVTPDDLVWEETIAAGGYATRRLSRGARLRLIDLKGDACASLLVFNAEMPSERLNVADTVKVQWNAYLGQGKLLLSDMGRVMMSFLEDDANTHDAFCGTSNAATNAAKYGEGRNSGAYPSGRDRFLLGAAKHGLQRRDVHPCVNLFKGAAIAEDGAIVPQVGPYAAGRSVVLRAEMDVIVVIANCPHVLDPRSEYSVTPLRATAWRGSITPENDPIRMATPEGLRAFLNVEDYFRR; this is encoded by the coding sequence ATGAGCGCAAACCTCGCAAACCCGTTGGCCGCCCGCGATCATGCGCGCAAGATGGCCGGCACCGTAGTCGAATCCATGCCGGTGCTGCCCCCGGTTGCGGGCGACCTGCCCGAAGGCGTGACACCAGACGATCTGGTGTGGGAAGAGACCATCGCGGCAGGCGGCTATGCCACGCGGCGGCTTTCGCGCGGCGCGCGGTTGCGGCTGATCGATCTCAAGGGCGATGCCTGCGCCTCGCTGCTGGTGTTCAACGCCGAAATGCCGAGCGAACGGCTGAACGTGGCCGACACGGTTAAGGTTCAGTGGAACGCCTATCTGGGCCAGGGCAAACTGCTGCTTTCGGACATGGGCCGCGTGATGATGAGCTTCCTTGAGGACGATGCGAATACGCACGATGCGTTCTGCGGCACCTCGAACGCTGCCACCAATGCCGCGAAATATGGCGAAGGCCGCAACAGCGGCGCCTATCCCAGCGGGCGTGACCGATTCCTGCTCGGCGCGGCGAAGCACGGGTTGCAGCGCCGCGACGTGCACCCTTGCGTGAACCTGTTCAAGGGCGCGGCCATCGCCGAAGACGGGGCAATCGTTCCGCAGGTCGGCCCCTATGCGGCGGGCCGCAGCGTGGTGCTTCGCGCGGAAATGGACGTGATCGTGGTGATCGCGAACTGCCCGCATGTGCTCGATCCGCGCTCCGAATATAGCGTTACGCCTTTGCGCGCGACCGCGTGGCGCGGGTCCATCACGCCCGAAAACGATCCCATCCGCATGGCGACGCCCGAAGGCCTGCGCGCCTTCCTGAACGTCGAAGACTATTTCCGCCGCTGA
- a CDS encoding CopG family ribbon-helix-helix protein, producing MSLPGELFRQLDVMVEERGLPSRSQLIAELIRHALAEHEAYTRPDEMLAGTVTIVYRGDRGRVRHQLAQTQADYLKEVISSQHVFLEDDQSLEVLLVQGPAVRLKELCDALRRVRGVHQLQLVTTTALLPPLYEPDAGDNPKGAAA from the coding sequence ATGAGCCTTCCCGGCGAACTGTTCCGCCAGCTCGACGTGATGGTGGAAGAGCGCGGCCTGCCTTCGCGTTCGCAACTGATTGCCGAACTGATCCGCCATGCCCTGGCAGAACATGAGGCCTATACCCGCCCGGACGAGATGCTCGCGGGCACGGTGACCATCGTCTATCGCGGGGATCGCGGGCGGGTGCGCCATCAGCTTGCCCAGACGCAGGCCGATTACCTCAAGGAAGTCATCTCCTCGCAGCACGTCTTCCTGGAGGACGACCAGTCGCTCGAAGTCCTGCTGGTGCAAGGCCCCGCCGTGCGGCTGAAGGAACTGTGCGATGCCTTGCGCCGGGTGCGCGGGGTGCATCAGCTCCAGCTTGTCACCACCACTGCCCTGTTGCCGCCGCTGTACGAGCCGGACGCCGGGGACAATCCCAAGGGAGCCGCCGCATGA
- the uca gene encoding urea carboxylase: MNFDTVLIANRGAIATRIIRTLKTMGLRSVAVYSEADVDSLHVAQADEAVCIGGARATESYLNIPAILDAARRTGAGAIHPGYGFLAENAEFAEACAEAGIVFIGPTPENMRTFGLKHSARALAAAHGVPLAPGTDLLTGEDEAAQAANVIGYPVILKATAGGGGIGMRICEDEADVRDGFATVARQGLGSFGDSGVFLERYIRRARHIEVQIFGDGQGRIVALGERDCSLQRRNQKVVEEAPAPLLPTVVRADLIAAAIRLGQAANYRSAGTVEFLYDAEREEFFFLEMNTRLQVEHGVTEEVMGIDLVEWMVRGGGADFAFLDSAPTTPSGHSVQVRLYAEDPALDYRPTSGTLTAVDFPADIRAETWVMAGSTVSAWYDPMLAKLIVHADTREAAVKAMQVALDHSRVDGIETNLRWLRDVVRSSAFVNGEVSTRALADIAYKPRSIQIISGGTATTVQDWPGRQRLWSVGVPPSGPMDDQSFRLGNRLLGNPEGTAGLEVTITGPTLLFNSASRICLTGADFGATLDGAPVRRGVAISVAAGQTLALGRVNGGGLRGYILLAGGLDIAPYLGSRSTFELGQFGGHAARRLLAGDTLHLGDEIGESALPKVAVPELSNTWEVRVLYGPHGAPDFFTDEDVDTFVAAEWQVHYNSNRTGVRLVGPKPQWARKDGGEAGLHPSNIHDNPYAIGAVDFTGDMPIILGPDGPSLGGFVCPFVVIAADRWKIGQLSPGDKLRFVPVNSVDAAAADTLQRRLLATGESHGIGPARPIETLSPILGEIAEGPKRPRTVYRQQGDRNILVEYGPIVLDIELRIRVQALMTELERMALPGVIDIVPGIRSLQFHFDGVTMTQGAALTTLIAAEERLGDLEDFTIPSRIVHLPLSWRDPATIETIEKYMGAVRDDAPWCPDNIEFIRRINGLPDQAAVENLIFEANYLVLGLGDVYLGAPVATPVDPRHRLVTTKYNPARTWTPPNVVGIGGAYMCIYGMEGPGGYQLFGRTIQVWNTHRQTDAFIEGKPWLLRFFDQIRFYPVSADELAEWRRDFPTGRQSIRIEPSEFRLADYRAFLADNAEAITTFETQRQAAFDEERAEWQRRGEFDRTDLAEPEVAETGAIQVPDGADVVEAPFGGSVWKMLVAVGDEVAAGDTIAIIEAMKMECRVDSPNAGTVAALYTQERQPVQPGAPILALTRHA, from the coding sequence ATGAACTTCGACACTGTCCTGATTGCGAACCGTGGCGCGATTGCCACGCGGATCATTCGCACCCTGAAAACGATGGGCCTGCGTTCGGTGGCGGTCTATTCCGAAGCCGACGTGGACTCGCTTCATGTCGCGCAGGCCGATGAAGCCGTCTGCATCGGCGGCGCGCGCGCGACGGAAAGTTACCTCAATATCCCCGCGATCCTCGATGCCGCGCGCAGGACCGGGGCAGGGGCGATCCATCCGGGCTACGGCTTCCTTGCCGAAAACGCCGAGTTCGCCGAAGCCTGTGCCGAGGCGGGCATCGTGTTCATCGGGCCGACGCCTGAAAACATGCGTACTTTCGGCCTCAAGCACAGCGCCCGTGCGCTCGCTGCGGCGCACGGTGTGCCGCTGGCGCCGGGCACAGACCTGCTTACCGGTGAAGACGAAGCCGCACAGGCCGCGAATGTCATCGGTTATCCGGTCATCCTCAAGGCGACCGCTGGCGGCGGCGGCATCGGCATGCGCATCTGCGAGGATGAGGCCGACGTTCGCGATGGCTTTGCCACCGTTGCGCGGCAGGGTCTTGGCAGCTTCGGTGATTCCGGCGTGTTCCTCGAACGCTATATCCGTCGGGCGCGCCACATAGAGGTGCAGATTTTCGGGGACGGGCAGGGCCGGATCGTGGCCCTGGGTGAACGCGATTGCTCGCTCCAGAGACGTAACCAGAAGGTGGTGGAAGAAGCCCCGGCACCGCTGCTGCCCACGGTCGTCCGTGCCGACCTGATTGCCGCCGCCATCCGGCTGGGCCAGGCCGCCAATTATCGGTCGGCTGGTACGGTCGAGTTCCTCTACGACGCCGAGCGGGAGGAGTTCTTCTTCCTCGAAATGAATACCCGCCTTCAGGTCGAACATGGCGTGACCGAAGAGGTCATGGGGATCGACCTCGTTGAATGGATGGTGCGGGGCGGTGGCGCGGATTTTGCCTTCCTCGATTCCGCGCCAACCACGCCTTCAGGCCATTCGGTGCAGGTACGGCTCTATGCCGAAGACCCGGCGCTGGATTATCGTCCCACCTCCGGCACCTTGACCGCAGTGGATTTTCCCGCGGATATCCGCGCCGAAACCTGGGTGATGGCCGGTAGCACCGTCAGCGCATGGTATGATCCCATGCTGGCCAAGCTGATCGTCCACGCCGATACGCGTGAAGCGGCGGTCAAGGCCATGCAGGTCGCGCTCGATCATTCCCGCGTGGACGGCATCGAAACGAACCTGCGCTGGTTGCGCGATGTGGTTCGCTCCTCCGCCTTCGTCAACGGCGAGGTTTCCACCCGCGCGCTGGCCGACATCGCCTACAAACCGCGCAGCATACAGATCATCAGCGGCGGAACGGCGACGACCGTGCAGGACTGGCCGGGTCGACAAAGGCTGTGGTCGGTCGGTGTGCCGCCTTCCGGGCCGATGGACGACCAATCCTTCCGTCTGGGCAATCGGCTGCTCGGCAACCCGGAAGGTACGGCGGGGCTTGAAGTAACGATCACCGGCCCGACGCTGCTGTTCAATTCCGCCAGTCGCATCTGTCTGACAGGTGCCGATTTCGGCGCGACTCTCGATGGTGCCCCGGTCAGGCGCGGTGTCGCGATCAGTGTCGCAGCAGGGCAGACCCTTGCGCTTGGCCGGGTCAACGGCGGCGGCCTGCGCGGCTATATCCTGCTCGCGGGGGGGCTGGACATCGCGCCGTACCTCGGCAGCCGCAGTACGTTCGAGCTCGGCCAGTTCGGCGGACACGCCGCGCGGCGGCTGCTTGCAGGCGATACGCTGCATCTGGGTGACGAGATCGGGGAAAGCGCGCTGCCAAAGGTCGCAGTGCCCGAACTGTCGAACACATGGGAAGTGCGCGTCCTCTATGGCCCGCATGGAGCACCTGATTTCTTCACGGATGAAGACGTGGACACCTTCGTCGCGGCAGAGTGGCAGGTCCATTACAACAGCAATCGCACCGGCGTCCGCCTTGTCGGCCCGAAGCCGCAATGGGCGCGCAAGGATGGCGGAGAGGCGGGGCTGCATCCGTCCAACATCCACGACAATCCCTATGCCATTGGCGCGGTGGACTTTACCGGCGACATGCCGATCATTCTCGGTCCCGATGGCCCGTCGTTGGGCGGGTTCGTATGCCCGTTCGTAGTGATCGCGGCGGATCGCTGGAAGATCGGTCAGCTTTCACCGGGCGACAAGTTGCGTTTCGTGCCGGTCAATTCGGTCGATGCCGCCGCTGCCGACACGCTGCAGCGCCGCCTGCTTGCAACCGGCGAAAGCCATGGTATCGGCCCGGCGCGGCCCATCGAAACGCTTTCGCCCATTCTCGGCGAGATTGCCGAAGGTCCCAAGCGTCCGCGCACGGTCTATCGCCAGCAGGGCGATCGCAACATCCTTGTCGAATACGGTCCCATCGTGCTCGATATCGAACTGCGCATTCGCGTTCAGGCGCTGATGACCGAACTTGAGCGCATGGCGTTGCCCGGCGTGATCGACATCGTGCCCGGCATCCGTTCGCTCCAGTTCCATTTCGATGGCGTGACGATGACGCAGGGCGCGGCCCTGACCACGCTGATTGCCGCCGAAGAACGGCTGGGCGATCTTGAGGACTTCACGATCCCCTCACGCATCGTCCACCTGCCGCTGAGCTGGCGCGATCCGGCGACCATCGAGACCATCGAGAAATACATGGGCGCGGTGCGCGATGACGCGCCGTGGTGCCCGGACAATATCGAATTCATCCGCCGCATCAATGGCCTGCCGGATCAGGCGGCGGTCGAGAATTTGATCTTCGAGGCGAACTATCTCGTCCTCGGCCTTGGCGATGTCTACCTTGGCGCGCCGGTCGCAACGCCAGTCGATCCGCGCCACCGGCTGGTGACGACAAAGTACAATCCGGCGCGCACCTGGACACCGCCCAACGTCGTCGGCATCGGCGGGGCGTACATGTGCATCTATGGCATGGAGGGGCCGGGCGGATACCAGTTGTTCGGGCGGACCATTCAGGTGTGGAACACGCACCGCCAGACCGATGCCTTCATCGAAGGCAAGCCGTGGCTGCTGCGCTTCTTCGATCAGATCCGGTTCTATCCGGTAAGCGCGGATGAACTGGCGGAATGGCGCCGCGATTTCCCCACAGGCAGGCAGTCCATCCGCATCGAACCATCAGAGTTCCGCCTGGCCGATTATCGCGCGTTTCTTGCCGACAATGCTGAGGCAATCACAACCTTCGAAACGCAGCGTCAGGCCGCGTTCGATGAAGAACGTGCCGAATGGCAACGCCGCGGTGAATTCGACCGGACGGACCTTGCCGAACCCGAAGTTGCTGAAACCGGCGCAATTCAGGTGCCCGACGGTGCAGACGTGGTCGAAGCGCCCTTCGGTGGCAGTGTGTGGAAGATGCTTGTCGCCGTGGGTGATGAAGTGGCCGCAGGCGATACGATAGCGATCATCGAGGCGATGAAGATGGAGTGCCGGGTCGATAGTCCGAATGCGGGAACGGTGGCCGCCCTTTACACCCAGGAACGCCAGCCCGTGCAGCCCGGCGCGCCGATCCTGGCCCTGACGAGGCACGCATGA
- a CDS encoding ATP-binding cassette domain-containing protein, translating to MSAISSPILSLKNVWVEYGDKIVLEKVDLDIEAGSFVSIVGPSGAGKSSLLRIILGQEQPTRGTIMLDGAPLAPECGPDRGVVFQRYSVFPHLSALRNTVFGLECAKAPLTARLFGTARATATAEAEEMLKAVGLGDSMHLYPAQLSGGMQQRLAIAQALIKRPRILLLDEPFGALDPGIRADMHVLTRQLWRDYALTIIMVTHDIREAFTLGTRVLALDKRRHDPHAPHRFGATAVYDLTLRPDTPPEPADVLPLSLAQVSNS from the coding sequence TTGAGCGCAATTTCCAGCCCCATTCTCAGCCTCAAGAACGTCTGGGTCGAATATGGCGACAAGATCGTTCTCGAAAAGGTCGATCTCGATATCGAGGCAGGGTCCTTCGTTTCGATCGTCGGACCATCCGGTGCGGGCAAAAGCAGCCTGCTGCGCATCATCCTGGGTCAGGAACAGCCAACGCGGGGGACCATCATGCTCGACGGCGCGCCGCTTGCGCCCGAATGCGGGCCGGACCGGGGGGTAGTGTTCCAGCGCTATTCCGTGTTTCCGCACTTGTCGGCGCTGCGCAACACCGTTTTCGGCCTGGAATGCGCGAAGGCCCCGCTTACCGCCCGCCTGTTCGGTACGGCCCGCGCAACAGCTACGGCAGAGGCGGAAGAAATGCTGAAGGCGGTCGGCCTGGGCGATTCCATGCACCTCTATCCGGCGCAACTGTCGGGCGGGATGCAACAGCGACTGGCCATTGCGCAGGCCCTGATCAAGCGCCCGCGCATCCTGCTGCTGGACGAACCCTTCGGCGCGCTCGATCCCGGCATCCGGGCGGACATGCATGTGCTGACCAGGCAACTGTGGCGCGATTATGCGCTGACGATCATCATGGTGACGCACGATATCCGCGAGGCTTTCACGCTGGGTACGCGCGTCCTCGCGCTCGACAAGCGCCGCCACGATCCGCATGCTCCGCACCGCTTCGGCGCGACCGCCGTCTACGATCTGACGCTGCGCCCTGACACTCCGCCCGAACCGGCGGATGTCCTGCCCCTTTCACTCGCCCAAGTCTCCAACAGCTGA
- a CDS encoding putative urea ABC transporter substrate-binding protein, which translates to MIKLVGKFGTAVLMAGALMLAGCSQSPDPNAAPRTEFNIGWSIYAGWMPWPYAQQSGIMKKWADKYGIKINLVQVNDYVESVNQYTAGKFDGVTVTNMDALTIPAAGGKDTSAIIVGDYSNGNDGILLKGANTLGAIKGRQAYLVELSVSHYLLARGLEKAGMKPTDVPTVNTSDADIVGAFGAPDVTAAVAWNPQLSVMKAEPGVSQVFSSADIPGEILDLMVVDTATLKANPNLGKALAGIWYETVALMQRQDAQGKEARAAMAKLSGATPEMFDGQLATTFLYADPKAAVAATTSPALVSTMTLVRDFSFSKGLFKGASSADAVGISFPGGKTLGDPQLVTLRFDDTFMKLAADGKL; encoded by the coding sequence ATGATCAAGCTTGTTGGCAAATTCGGCACCGCAGTGCTGATGGCTGGAGCGCTCATGCTGGCGGGTTGCTCGCAGTCGCCAGATCCCAACGCGGCACCGCGTACCGAATTCAACATCGGCTGGTCGATTTACGCGGGCTGGATGCCATGGCCTTATGCGCAACAGTCCGGGATCATGAAGAAATGGGCGGACAAATACGGCATCAAGATCAACCTGGTGCAGGTCAATGACTACGTTGAATCGGTCAACCAGTACACCGCCGGCAAGTTCGATGGCGTGACCGTTACCAACATGGATGCGCTGACCATCCCCGCAGCAGGCGGCAAGGATACCAGCGCGATCATCGTTGGCGATTATTCGAACGGCAACGATGGCATCCTGCTCAAGGGCGCAAACACGCTTGGCGCGATCAAGGGTCGTCAAGCCTATCTGGTTGAGCTTTCAGTGTCGCATTACCTGCTGGCGCGCGGCCTGGAAAAGGCCGGGATGAAGCCCACCGATGTGCCCACCGTGAACACTTCGGATGCGGATATTGTCGGTGCGTTCGGTGCGCCTGATGTGACTGCCGCCGTCGCGTGGAACCCGCAACTTTCGGTGATGAAAGCGGAGCCGGGCGTTTCGCAGGTGTTCAGTTCGGCCGATATTCCGGGCGAAATCCTTGACCTGATGGTGGTCGATACCGCCACGCTCAAGGCCAATCCGAACCTTGGCAAGGCGTTGGCGGGCATCTGGTATGAAACCGTCGCGCTGATGCAGCGGCAGGATGCGCAAGGCAAGGAAGCCCGCGCCGCCATGGCCAAGCTTTCAGGCGCGACGCCGGAAATGTTCGATGGCCAGCTGGCCACGACATTCCTCTATGCCGATCCCAAGGCTGCTGTGGCCGCCACGACTTCGCCCGCGCTTGTTTCGACGATGACGCTGGTGCGTGATTTCAGCTTCTCGAAGGGTCTGTTCAAGGGCGCGTCCTCTGCCGATGCGGTGGGCATTTCCTTCCCCGGCGGCAAGACGCTCGGCGATCCGCAGCTTGTGACGCTGCGCTTCGACGACACATTCATGAAGCTTGCCGCAGACGGCAAGCTGTGA